In a genomic window of Methanoregula sp. UBA64:
- a CDS encoding methyltransferase domain-containing protein has protein sequence MKLIFELSGENETLPRAELECVGTVTDYRPQVAVAECPDPSAAQRLAMTHVVMEYLGECDPEPASFRSLLSDLSLVTEEQFAGRAKLIHAGNDHNPCSQREFERLIGTMVKGPVKLIDPPVEYRAILSGDRCYLGKVRYRIARGAYNERNPGKREFFHPGVMMPRMARTLVNLTLCGAGAKLLDPFCGTGGTLIESEMLGMETIGSDFDPMMIGGCRENLVQGTLMLADATRLPVRDASIDAIATDFPYGQSVCIKKEDTMENLYHGALDEMCRVLKPGRRAIVVTHRDISAIAGQHMPVLQHHTQRVHKSLTRHVLVLKK, from the coding sequence GCAGGTCGCGGTTGCAGAATGCCCGGATCCCTCTGCCGCACAGCGCCTTGCCATGACCCATGTGGTAATGGAATACCTGGGCGAATGCGACCCGGAACCCGCCTCGTTCCGCAGCCTGCTTTCCGATCTCTCTCTTGTCACAGAGGAGCAGTTTGCCGGCCGGGCAAAACTCATCCATGCCGGTAACGATCACAACCCCTGTTCCCAGCGGGAGTTCGAACGGCTGATCGGCACCATGGTCAAAGGGCCCGTAAAACTGATCGATCCCCCGGTGGAGTACCGGGCGATCCTGTCCGGGGACCGCTGCTATCTCGGGAAGGTCCGCTACCGGATTGCCCGGGGGGCCTACAATGAGCGGAACCCGGGGAAGCGGGAGTTCTTCCACCCCGGGGTCATGATGCCCCGGATGGCAAGGACGCTGGTGAACCTTACCCTGTGCGGTGCGGGCGCAAAACTCCTCGACCCCTTCTGCGGGACCGGCGGGACCCTGATCGAGTCGGAGATGCTCGGCATGGAGACAATCGGGAGCGACTTCGACCCGATGATGATCGGCGGCTGCCGGGAGAACCTGGTGCAGGGGACCCTGATGCTTGCCGATGCAACCCGGCTCCCGGTACGGGACGCATCCATCGATGCCATTGCAACCGATTTCCCGTACGGGCAGTCGGTCTGCATCAAAAAAGAGGACACCATGGAGAACCTCTACCACGGGGCGCTTGACGAGATGTGCCGCGTCCTCAAACCCGGCCGCCGTGCAATCGTGGTGACGCATCGCGATATTTCCGCCATCGCCGGGCAGCACATGCCTGTTCTCCAGCACCATACGCAGCGGGTCCACAAGAGCCTCACCCGGCATGTCCTCGTGCTGAAAAAATAA
- a CDS encoding tetratricopeptide repeat protein: MKYTYAVSLTLLLVLSACLIFPVSADPADAAGWYAAGENLTAQNNYTLALQAYDQAISLDPSFAEAWNGRADILNRVHLKTQDPIATLNLALAASDKALALNSTSVPFLINRGQILYNIGYYYKDTAGDQATASKYFNDQLSAFEKATTLEPNNPDAWFNRAYALCGLGRCSEGVDDFKKVQQLDPDYPHLQGNLENAQKLAAVQTPFYVKYAFGIIVAVIAVIGAVFWYISVRKKY; the protein is encoded by the coding sequence ATGAAATACACGTACGCGGTATCTCTCACGCTCCTTCTTGTCCTTAGCGCATGCCTTATCTTTCCTGTCTCGGCAGATCCGGCCGATGCTGCCGGATGGTATGCGGCAGGCGAGAACCTGACGGCACAGAACAACTACACCCTGGCCCTCCAGGCATACGACCAGGCAATCTCACTCGATCCTTCGTTTGCAGAGGCCTGGAACGGCCGGGCGGATATTCTCAACCGGGTCCACTTGAAGACGCAGGATCCTATTGCGACCCTTAACCTCGCCCTTGCCGCATCGGACAAGGCTCTCGCACTGAACAGTACCTCGGTGCCGTTCTTGATCAACCGGGGGCAGATCCTCTATAATATCGGCTATTACTACAAGGATACCGCCGGCGATCAGGCAACCGCGTCAAAATATTTTAACGACCAGCTCTCGGCATTCGAGAAAGCAACGACCCTCGAGCCCAATAACCCCGATGCATGGTTCAACCGTGCCTATGCGCTTTGCGGCCTGGGCCGGTGCAGCGAGGGCGTGGACGACTTCAAAAAGGTCCAGCAGCTCGATCCGGACTATCCCCATCTCCAGGGAAACCTTGAGAATGCCCAGAAACTGGCCGCAGTCCAGACCCCGTTCTATGTAAAATATGCCTTTGGGATCATTGTGGCCGTGATCGCCGTTATCGGGGCGGTGTTCTGGTATATCTCCGTCAGGAAAAAATACTAA